The following DNA comes from Athene noctua chromosome 1, bAthNoc1.hap1.1, whole genome shotgun sequence.
TCTGTGTTTCTAAAATTGCTAAATCCCAGCTGTGGTCTACAGGGTAAAGAAGGTGAATCTAGCAGCTGCTGCAATGCTAACCCAGCTTTCTCATTGCTTCACAGCACCATTGCTGGAGCATGCTGCTCATCACCCAGTATGCATATGATGTGGCAGACACTGCTCATTTGACTGCTTCCTTACAGGGAGACTTGTACAGGTAGAAATGAgcgaactttttttttttaacttttcttatCATTACTAGCATTGAGTCCAGAGTCAACGCCTGCTTCCATCATCATCATTTTATATTTGATCAGAGATCTCTatagattattttaatattacCATCCAAACTTAGTGCGCAGTCAGAACCCTTCCCCACCCACCAagtcttcccttctccctctttttatttgcatttataagATTCTGGACACAAAGTGACAAACAGTAGCTGAAACTTGTTGGAGTTACCAAGATGAGGAAAGTTAATTGGGCTTGGATTGTTTTCTAGGTTTGTACTGCTTGgtattttttattcatttgtgTTCTTTAATCTTTAGACAAACATGGCAAAACttggaacaaatgaaaaattttaatgagGCAGCAGCATTACAAACTTTTAAGAAGTGTGGCCTTCAAACAAAATTTCTTGGAAAACTCTGCCATTTATAAACAAGCAAACTAGGTTTCTAATTCTAGTGATACACAGGCTCTGTACATTTCTGAGTCAGAACATCTCCCAAGAGCAGGGGTTAAGTGGCTTCTGCCATGAACTATTGATTCAAGAATGCAGAGTGGCTGCTATGTGCAAAGACAAGACAAGattaaaacccaaaacaataaaACGGAAGAGAAGGGGAGGAATCTTTCTTGTCCCACATGAAACAAGTCTTTTTCCACATAGAAAAAAGCTGAACATGAGAACAGGATGTTCACCCAATGGCAGAGGGGCAGAGGTGACCTGCCTAGGGTAAAGAGTCATGTACTTTGATGAGCAGTAAATCTTCTCTGTCACTATCCTTTCTCCACACTGACAATCAAAGTTTTTATCAATGTATATTTCTGGACAAACTAAAGAGCTCTGAAACTGGGGCTGTCTTCTGATGGGGAGAAAACAATGTTTATTATTCTTCACATTTCTTGTAACCATGAGAAGTGACCCAGAAAATGAGTATTTTGCTTTAGATCTGAAGCAGAGATGAGAGCCCCCTCCCTACTGACATCTCATATAGCTTGTCTTCAGGTGGCTGTTGTCTTCCTGGATTAAGGATGTCCACCTGATGGGTTAACTCTCACTTTAAATGCAGAGATTTGGGATTATCTCAGTAAACTATCATGCACATCATACATAGCATTCCTCGGTTGAAAAGGGGAACCAGTAGACAACATACTGTAAATGCACACCCACACTTCATAGTCTCTGACTGTTTGAGTAAGCGCATTCCCAGAAACAACCACAAATACCACCTTCATCAAGAAAGGGTACTTGAGTTCACTTTATTAAAGAGGTGACTTTAAGGACAACTCTTATGAAAACTTCTGAAAAGCCTTGAATCTTCACAGCCATGTCTTTCCCTGAAAAGTTAGGCAGAACTAGAAGGTTTTTGGTTATCTCCATCTTAAAACACAAAGCTAAATATGAAATCAATACGGCATCTGACTCACTTTAAGGGTCGCCTTCCCCCAAAAAATTTACAATAGAGCCCCACAGGAAAAACGTAAACTTTAGCTAAAAAGTAGTTAGAGAATATAGAGGTCTGGGAATAATCCTACCCTGTTACAGCAGCACCAGATACAATTCTTGAGGCTTGTCAGAGAATTTGAGAAGTATGTTAATTCATATTGCATTGAGAGTCCTCATCAATTTACTTTCTATCAACAGGACACTTACATGTCATCTATTTGGCTTTCAGAATCCTATCTTCTTTGGATTAATCAATTACTCGTGTTCCTGTAATTAAAATCTCACACAGCAAATACTGTAAAGGTTAATTTATTATTGCCTTACTTAAAGAGAGAAAGACTTCAAAGTAAAATTACATTAACactttttgaaagcttttcttgTGTCACTGCATTGGTCATAAGCTGTCAGGCAGGTTATGATGTTCATGGGTTCAGACCAGTCCTCTACCACTGCCCTTAATAAAGTCTGCCTCTGAACCTGCTCCTAGAGGACTTCACTGTCAGCAAAGCTGATTTCTATTTCTTGAACAAGGTACATTAAGATCTACAGCTGGAAATCCTCCCTGCTGAATAGGTTCATCCTACTCTCTCCTACTGTTTCTCAGCTCCTACCCAGCATGTACATGCACAAAGACTCTGCCTTGCACCCAGCAGTTGAGGTCATATATATGAGCTACAAAGGGCCAAAAGCATATCCAGTGGCAGCTGACGAGACTGGATGCAGAATCCTACTGGGTACTGGGTAAATCATTTTTTTCAGAGGCTTATAACTTGGCCAAGTTTAGACTCATCCCTGAGATGGTGTTTTTTTAGGGCAATTTCCCAGTGGTTCAAATCAGAAAGTTGCCAGgtcttaagaaaatgttttcaagaatTTAGCATATGCAGAATGATGCATCTGCATTTGTTTTATCCTTAGAAACAGCCGAACCATTAAAAAAGAGAACCACCAACCACCCCCAAATCTGGGACAGATAGATCACCCTGAGAAAACTGGAGCTCTAttagtttgaaaataaataaaaaaacctgatcaCCTTGTCTAATACTGGAAAGTGCCAGGCAACCTTTATTCTGTTCAATTATCTGTTCTGTCTGCAAGAACAGGGGGTAAATAGTAAAAAGAAGCCTAAGTAATAACCACCTGTAATAAAGAATATATTCTCAGCTGTAAGATGAAAGTATACTTTGTTTTTCTAAACTGTTTTGTACAACCGGAAAGCAAAGGTTCCATCTCTCAAGTATTTGGGAATGACGTTTGGGGGCAATATCTTTTTGGTTATTAAACTGTACAAGGattctaaaagaagaaaaaatgccaaGTAATCAGAATCTTTCCCTTCAATATTTCAAGAATCAGCTTTATACTTCTTTCAATTAAAAGAAACGTCTCATAGAAGGTTGCTCTTAAGATCCAGTTCTCCGATTTATCTACTAACTTCTGCTAATAAGTGTTTCTGTCTAGGAATACTAAATCTTGGTCTGTGATAAACACTGTATTTCTCCCATTGAACAAAACACTCTCTCAGTCTAcctatgtatttttcttgaacaactttcagttttatattttcacCACGTTACCTAGATGCATCCCCATTCCCCTCTGCTCATGGCAGCTAACCATCTCACTTTCCCATTCTTCAGTGAGATTCCTATGTGGCTGTCTGACACTGCAAACACTCCTAAGAGCAGCAGGCAGGCATATCATCCAGTTGCCTACACATGTGGTCACTGCACCGTGAAAAGTTTGAAATAAATTCTCAGTGCTCCCCAAACTACTTCATATTCAAGTCAAGCCAAAATGTGCAAGCTTGAAAGTGCACAGAAAAACAGTTCCAGCTGAGGGGGATGAAGATTTGCTGTTAGCAATTCCAGTATCGCATGGTGCCTGCTTCAGAGCAACATGGCTTTTCCTTTCACCCGCCTGCAATCCAGCCTGTTAATACAACCCACCGTCTGAACATCAGTGTGGGCTCTGCCTGGTCTGTGCCTCAGAGAGCACTACAGCAACACCAGCTCCTGCTTCCAAGCTGGGTTGGTTTTCCTAGGCACAAAATCTAGTAAAGGTTGCACAGACAACTCTGAATACAGCTAGGTAGCCTAACCATTGAGATAGTGCTTTTATGGTCACTTCTCAAGTAAAAGACCCCATGATGAGCATAACCACAGGAGCTGAGGCAAAAACCACAAAGATGTTCTAAATGTTATACTAACTCTATAAATTTTTACCTCCAATGTGAGAATGTAAGAAAAACATGTTGTGTCAACCATCAGACAACCAAAGCCCAAATAAGTAACAACCAGTCAAAATTCAGATATATTCACAAAGGCATTAACTGACCTCCCTGTGAAGAAAGATGAGAAACCTGCAGCTCAAAACATCCACAAATTCCATGACTGCACTTagcacagaaaaccagaaaaggtCTTTCTGTAGGTCTTACGGCAAAACAGGAACTATGTGTAAGACAACTGACTAGGGTGCTAGTGCCTCCAAACAGAGCCAGCAGAAGCTGGAAATTTATGTTTGTTAAAAGAGAATGATCAAGTTAGTGCCTGCAAAAGGAAGACATAACTACATACCGAGTACACTTGGAGGAGCCAGAGAGAACAATAGAAACAGTTGTCAGCAATTTTAGAATAATTCTCCTACTCTCATTTGGGATGGAAGATGTAGTCCAGTGACCGCCTGGTCAAGCAACAGAAGTGGTGACCAAAGACTGGTAATCCAGTAAGACTAATACCCATTAGATATTTACTTcccatcaaaatattttacaaagcttTCTCAGAGTTAGCAAGTTTCCTCCAGTAGCTACAAAAAAAATGGGCCCCAGAGAAAGCATTTAAGAGTACAATAGTCAAAGTTTTCCAGTTGTTCAGTGATTTGGAAAGAATGTTGcgtattggcttttttttttttttaaactgttcagaaCAGCCCAATGAATTCCTGCTGTCCCTATACAGGTACCTTCTCAGGCAAAACAAAAGGATATTACTAAATCAACAGGATTGCAAGAACCCATCAGCAAAAGTTCCCCTGGAACAGGTTCACAGAATGAATGGGCAAATCAAAAACATAAAATTAGCAGTATGTGTCAGTCTTCTCTATTACCCATAGAACTAGGAGCTTTTAAGATGTGCCAGCCTCAGGCTTCTTGTTCTTCATGGCATGCATGACATGAAAACAAGAGGCCACCAAGCACCCATCACTACTGAAAACAGGGTATTTTAGTGATACTGGCATGACTAAAATGTAACTGCTGATCAGTGCCAATTAGCTAGAATAATCCTGTTAGCATTAGCTCGACCATTCATTTATAAATCTCTGCAACTCTGACTGTATTTGAAGTTCTTTCTAACACTAACTCCTTTTGTATGGTGCTGAAAGCCTGCAAAACACTCATCAGTTGAACAGCTGATATAACAAACAATCTTTTTCTTAACCCTTTGCAACCTTAATGTTATAAAAGTAGTTCTGCATATTAACCATATCTCATATCGACCAAGTTCATAAAAGATGATAAAATTATGTTCAATAAGCACTATTCTCTTGCCATGGCAAGAGCCATACCCTATAAAATACTGAGTCTTTACTGACTGTTGTCAATATATATCTCTCTAAGAAAACCCTTTGCTATAGTTCTTTATCAAGCTTACGACTTAAATGACAACATACATCCATCTgtaaaagttaaagcatatttgCTTTATACTTACTGCTATTTAATTTGCACCAGAAGAACGTTTTGGCTCTTAGCTGATACTTAGCTGAACTGCAAATAGTTGACAGAGTTGTTTGAAATTACTGGGTAGCCCTTGTCAGCTGTGGATGAACTTTTTGATTAAATCAAAATGGACAATACAGGACATGCAAGGGagatttcattaaataaatttatttgttaaaataatttaactcCAAATACAACTGCTGAGTTTGCATTGAGTTCTATGTACAattcttgttttatttcaaacatcAAGGTTTAAACAACTGACATTGTTACAAAACAAACTGTTGCCCCATTTTAAGTTGCCAGTTGTATTAGAGCTCAACAATTAACTGTGAAATACATTAACTCACCCCTAGGAAACTCCAAATCAACAGCGTTAAGTCTGATTCCAGAACCCACCTTCAGTCTTTCTTCAAACCCTGATCAAGAATTAACAGATGCACAACAATGCAGATAAAAGCCTCCTGCAGTTGTCAAACATTTGCTTTTGTTGCGGAGTTTCACAATTAAAGCCTAACCAGTGCTTTGACAGCACactggtaaaaaaataaaataaaataaaaaacaaacatgcacaaaaccccccaaccaaATGGCTGACTTCTTTAGGCAACATTCTATACAGGAAAGTAAATACCAGTAGTTTTCCCACAGAAAAGTAATGGCAACTGTAGCACTGGGGTTAGGGAGAGGCTAGAACCAGAACAGAAAATGTCACCAAAATTTTTCTGATGCTCTGAAGGGGCAGGCGGGGGGACAGAGACAAcaggaaaaaccaaaccaaatcaaaacccTGTGTAATTATGTTTAATACTCTTGATTTGATtctggtttgtttgctttgaCTAGTTTTTGTGTGTATCTTTAAGAGAAAGAGGAAACAGTTGCTCTCACTATCATagcttaaaagaataaaagttgcaacgtttaaaaaaaccccaaaactggaGAAATGCTGTCTTTGTAGAAAAGTACAAGGCTCTACAAGAACAGCCAAAGGAAAAGTGGGTCTTTGGAACAAATCATAATATTTTAAGGCATGTTATAGGAAACTTTCAAATACTATAATTGGTAATTCTATCAGGGTACAAATGAAACAGTGACCCAAGACCAACAACTCCCGCAAAGTGGCCACACAGCTGCCGCATGGCTCACTCACCTCCCTTTCTTCTACCCCTATAATTTGAAAAAACCTCTGTCAAGTGCAACTGTCATTGATTCAAGCTCCACTATCTTCACATTAGTGGAAATACAAATAGTGCATAACTACTTCCTCAGAACTATACAATGAAAAACAACACTTACGCTTTTACCCCCCCGCCACGTTGTGTGGTAGCTTACATACGGCCTatgtttttgaaaatgtaagAGTGTAATGAAGAAACAAGACTGGGAGAtattttcatgaatattttctgttaaaagttTACTGTGCAATTTTTCCTATATTAAAAGCCCATCTGTTTTATATTATGAACTTCATGTTAGGCTACTCATATTGTACTTCATGCCATTTTCTTGGTTGATGAACAATCTGTGAGGTAAGATTTTAACATCTCTGTAAATAACATTGCATAACATGCACTTCCAACTCAGTTTCAAAtttgggtttgggtggtttttttggttgttttttttgagCGCTTATGCAGTGGATCTCACACTGACAAGCTGTTTTACAGATAAGTTTTACTGCTCAATAAACCACTTTCCAATCTAGatattttaaacactgaaatatcATTAATTCAACATCTCACATCTTGCTTAAGCATGGCAGCTGACACAATGGGCAGGCAGGGGGTAGGAGAACATTCATACCATCTAGTTTAGGCATATAAGTTGTGTGACTCAGAGGACCAAAGTTAAAAGCCTAAGTTTGCTCTATAGTCAATGGAAAGAGGTAGGTGCCTCTAGGAGGGCGATTCAGAGCACCCAAAATGGGCATTCAGATGCCAGAAATAAACGGTGTGCCTATCTCCCTAAAAGAACAAAGTACAGTAATGAAAGCTCTGCAAGGTAGATGGGAAACGGGCTACATTTGTGTTCTAGTAAGGCTTAATATTTTGTGACATCTAATGCCCTTTGATACATTGGTTGTGGAAAGATCTTGAAAGATTAAGGGCAGAGATGGCCAGTTCTCTTCCATTAATATGATTTCCTTTAGTTATCATCCACTGAAATATAATTCAAAATGTTAAGGATGTTTATGTATGAAAATCTGCAAAGCGTTTTGTTCTCAAGTTTCCTTTGTAGCAGATGAGAGCGTTTTTAGGAAGTTCTGCAGATGGAGGCAAAACTCTCGAACCTAACTCCAATTACAGCATTTCTAAGGgccatatacacacacacatacacgctcaacacacacacacacacacaccagcaccCCTGTTTTCACTCATTTAAACACAAGGAACTACACTGTTACTGCACAAGATTGAAAAACTAATAAACGCATGGTGTTATTTAGACCACAGGCTCAGCGACTCTGTATTTTTATGGCCAATTTTACCTATAAAAGATCCAGCTCAAGACAATTTCTCCAGCATTTAAAATCTAAACATTGTGATTGAAAACTCTTCTATACTTTGATTGTAAGACTTCGGAATAGGTATTTCTGTGCCATTAGTCATGCAAATGATAAATACTTCACTGCTATGAAACTAGCAAGTCAGAGCTCGAGCatcctttcaaaataaaatatttgctccCACCATTTAACACTCCAATAATTGGGGCAACCTTTGAATGGTGTGTCAGGCAATTAAAGAACCATTTCCACACTCACCTAAGGAATTACAACCATAACTATTTCACCTCTGAACCAAATGATTTCACATGGTTATTCAATTTAAGTTTTCAACATTAAAGCTATCAAATAGCAAACTCGATTTTCAAAGGTTTGTTAGGGATCACACCAGAGAACATAGCCCTTAAAGGCAAGAAAAACTGTTGTCTTTAACAAACTTAAAAATGCAGGATGTTCATACTGTCCCACGAGGTTTCTGCAGAAGGGAACATATGGATGCAACATGGCTTAATTTTCCTTACAAGATGGTACTAGTTAATCTATTAAAGTGTTCCTTGTTAGTAAGgctcagcaatttttttttttcatcacagtTGCTTCCTCCTGGTTCAGTAAAGTGATAAATAAAGATGCTTCCTGCTTTGTAAACAGagggtttgtttggctttttgcAGACCAAAACCTGAAGTGATCCTCCATTTTTGAGCAgcaaaatgaaagatttaaaacatTCCAATGCCAGACTGTTTCTTCACCCATCATTTGTTTTCAGATCTTGCCTCTCATTTCATACACTGATTCAATGTTTTCTATTTCAAGATGTGGGATAAAGTGTAGAAATAATAGCAtcgattttaaaaaaaaatccaaactataTAGGTCTCTGGTAGCCTCTTCATCTAACACTGTCAGAAGTTCTGGTGAAATCAACACACTTGACTGAACAAACTTGGCCACGAGTGATAGCGCATGTCCTGAACCACAGCAATTAGACACTGAAAGACTTGGCTCTCCTTTCGTGCTTATGCTAGTTGTGAATGGTCTTCAGAGATATTCTCTCCACTGCTTTTGCTTCCCATTTCCAAAAGTTTTCCAACTTCTTTGGAAATAGTTGCTGTTGTTGCTGTCTGACATGACAACACACGTACGCTCGACTGGAACGACCCTGTAGATCAACTGGCTATGCCATAAAATTGCAGGTGCTCAAAGGGAAAAACGGGTGAGATGTGGTCATTTAACCCAATTATATTCAGAGTCAGTGATTGACTTCCAATGCTCAGCTCTGAGTTAATGTTGCTACTTCACTACAGATGTATTTCAAGTGACCCACAAACCAGGAAGTGAAGTAGACAGTTTTACCACCTTACAAAATTTCTGCAAATTAAGTCCAGGTTAGGTCATTTTTAATGCTATTGTATATTACATGCAGAACAGCATGGATCATCTTTGTCTGGCTGTGCTGCATAGTTCATTTGTCTAACAATTTCCGCGAAGAGCTCATCCACCATTGTTTTACTTTTAGCAGAGGTCTCCATAAAGGGGCAGCCCCATTCTTCAGCTAAGGCTCTGCCTTCACTCGATGATACTTCTCTCTCACTTTCCAGGTCCACTTTATTACCAACCAGAATTACAGGCACCTTCTCATACctacagttaaaaaaacaaaaccaaaacacaaacagcaataattatattttaaaaaattgcaacATTCTAAATGTAAACATCAATTTACAAACAGTACAGACCCAACAGGAAAAAGACATTTGGATGATCTTAAAAGTTCACATATTTCACCTTCTAGCAATGTGTTGCACATCTCTTTCCCCCCAGCGCTTTTAGAGTTCTAAGAAATGCTTCCTCCTCTGAATTTTCTTTCCCACCAGGAAATCTGCCAGGAACGCTTCTGCACTACAAAAACTAGGAATATAATATTTTCTATGTTGACAATCTTGGGGTGTAAGAACAGGATAGATGTCCAACCCTCCCTTCAACATCCCCCTTCTCCCTGAACAGGGATAAGGATGCATCACTCTCCCTTTTAAGGGTACATTCATCTTTGGTTAATATATACGTAATATATAATTAGcagtaaaagagagaaaaccaaagGGACGGtaaatttgtttgaaatttcAGGAAATGTAGCCCATTTCAAGTACTGTATAAACACAAAAGTATTGTTGCATGAAAACATGTATTAGCTAACACAGGATATACAACTCTCCCTTGTGGCATTCACATCATTATGCCAGttaagctgaaaagaaaaaaaagttccagGATATACTATCACAGTTCTGCTTCATAATCAACTTGGACAGCACAACAGATCATACAAGCTACGAAGGAATTTATTGCTTTGAACCTCCTTGTGAGGGGATCCTtgccaaattttttttaaacttaaaatgcttgcctcccccccgccccatcctcACATGCATAAACCCTTCTTCAGACATGGAACTAAGTGTTCAGTCAGATTTTAAATTTACATATTTGCcataacagagaagaaaacactgGGACTATTTCCAAAATACTCTTACACTGTTTTTCTCACAAAAGCAACAAGGACTATGAGAAGAACTGATTATGGCTTTTAGCACTTAAACTAAACAAAGATCTAAGAAATGGGATCGTTCCCTCTTAATTTAAACCTGATTTTTCTACTTTGTATTAGCTCAGTTTCAAATCACTTGAGTAAGACTGACCCATGGACAGACAACAGTCATAGCTGACACCTGCAGCCGTTGAAGATGTCACTGTCCTTTAACCACATATTACTCTTCATTCATCCCtcccaggcagggcagcacagcagagctggtgcaTGTGCCTCATCTGGTTGAGGGAAATGTCCAGCAGCTTGGTCTAACCTACCAGCCATGATGAAACTCAGCTGTCAAGACTCTGCACTGGAACAGGGAACCTACGCATGTGCCTGTTGGCTCTACTGCAGGAACGGTGGGCTCCTACAGAGCCAGAACGGATAAAAAGGCAGTAACTTCTCAAACACCTCAGCAACTCTTACACCACCACAGCAGTATCAAAAATGGGTTCAACTACGTCATAAGATGCAGCTGAAATTCTAAACTTTGTTAAGTCTCTTTGCTAACTATGGGAATGACATTTAATCTACAGTCAAGGGCTGTAGTCAATAATTGTAGACAATTGCCCTTACTTCCACCATTTATCCTACCCTTGTTTACCATCTGAAGAGACACAATCAATTTCTCACTCTGTGGATATACAATATTTAGCACACCGATACCTTTGGAACTCTTGCAAGAGCTAAGCTGCCTTTAATTAAGTACAAAAATACACACAAGCATCTTGAAATCTGTCCTCCTGCGTTTAAACACATGATAGCATAGACTTTAATTACATAAGATGGATGGCATTCAACAGATAAGACAGCaattcaatatttctttttatctttattGTTCAGATGCATGTGTCCTATTATATTTGCTGTGCAGCATTAAAACCCCTTCGATTAAAGTGGAAGCAGGTACACCCTCACTGCATTTCTCGATATCCAAGGGCCCCAAACCTTCCCCCACCTtctgccagctcctccaggtaTTCTGTATCTTCTCAATTTTTCCCACTGGTAAAATTGAGAAATTCAAAGCAACCACATGAGAAGCATTCAGTGAAGAAGTAGACGAGCCAGAATTAAAACAGAAGATCTCCTCTCTTCTTGTTCTGCAAAATCACTCCAATTTGTGGAGAAacatatgaggaaaaaaccccccacatgTTGTAGACTTATAGCCAGTTccactgaaatattaaaatgccTTAAAAGGTCCAGGAACCTTAGAAAAGCTGGGCAACTAAATATCTGAGGAACTGTTTACTATGAGTACTCAGTACCTGGGAGATGGAGCAGTGGAAATAGTGAAGTTTCATACTGCAGAACAAAAAGAACTGATGAGCTGACAGGATAGATGTGAAAATTccaatttaatttatttgcagGGAAACTATTAGGTGGAACACATAGAAGCActtttctgtattgctttttcCAGCTTTTGCATCTTGCATTTAGCCTAGTCACTACCCACTGTCACCTAAAATGAGATGGGAATCCTACAGTCAATAGTCTTATTCACCTTATAATCCAGATTCACCCAATAACCACTTTACAACATTCAATTGTGtaagaaaatgtttctgcaaaACACTCATCATGTCATCTTATCAAATACTTCCTCCCTCCTCACAGGGCAAAAATAAAGTTGCTCTTGCAAAAGACATCCTTGTATTACCTAAATTTTGAGCAGTCAACTGTacagagaaaattttttttatatatgtataatctGTGTGACAAAATataacatttatataaaatatatatacttatgCCTGCCtataatatatatatagaaaCTATCTATAACATATACACATAGAACAAACATAGGAAGAGCGTCACACAATTTGTCTTTATACATAGAAAAGTCAGTATCCATTATCTAGAATAATGGAGATCAGAACACAGCAAATCATCGGAAAACAGTCCACGGA
Coding sequences within:
- the RAP2A gene encoding ras-related protein Rap-2a isoform X5, which translates into the protein MREYKVVVLGSGGVGKSALTQFASMRDLYIKNGQGFILVYSLVNQQSFQDIRPMRDQIIRVKRYEKVPVILVGNKVDLESEREVSSSEGRALAEEWGCPFMETSAKSKTMVDELFAEIVRQMNYAAQPDKDDPCCSACNIQ